GGTGTTCCATCTGCATCCACCCGAGATCGTTCTTCCCCCGGCGGAGGGGCAACCGGACGTCGAATCGAATCCCGACGTCAGCATGAAATTCTGCCTCGACAATACCCTCTGCATCGTCGAGGCGGCTATCGAGAGTGAAGTGGAGACGGCCGCCGCCGGTGCGGACGGGCCCGCCCATTCCCGAGAGGAATAAACGATGATCAAAGTGCTGGTGGTGGACGATTCGGCGCTCGTGCGCAAGGTGTTCTCGGAGGAGCTCTCTCGCGATCCGGAGATTCAGGTCGTGGGTACGGCTCCCGATCCCTACATCGCGCGCGATAAAATCGTGCAACTCGAGCCCGACGTGCTTACGCTCGACGTCGAGATGCCGCGCATGGACGGGCTGTCGTTCCTCCGCAAACTGATGAAGTACCACCCGATGCCGGTGATCGTGGTCAGTTCGCTGACTCCCAAAGGCGGCGACATGGCGATGGAGGCGCTGGAGATCGGCGCCATCGAAGTCATGTGCAAGCCCGGTGAAGCCTACACGGTCGGCGAGATGTCGCGCGATCTCATTCAGAAGATCAAAGCCGTGGCTTACATGCGGATGGATCGCCGGCCTTCGACAAACGGCGACGCGCCCGCACCCGTGCGAACCGCGCTCAGCAAGACGACCCTCAAGATCGTTGCGATCGGCGCGTCCACCGGCGGCACCGAAGCCTTGCGCGAAGTGCTGATTCGCTATCCGGTCAATGCACCGGCCACCGTTATCGTCCAGCACATGCCCGAGCAATTCACGCGAGCCTTTGCCGAGCGCTTGAACGGACTCTGTGCCATCGAGGTGAGGGAGGCTCGATCCGGAGATACGTTGCGGGCGGGTCTGGCGCTCATCGCCCCCGGAAATCAGCACATGGTGCTGCAAAGATCCGGCGCGGTCTATCAGGTTCTCGTCAAGGACGGCCCGCGCGTGCATCACCAGCGACCG
The sequence above is a segment of the bacterium genome. Coding sequences within it:
- a CDS encoding chemotaxis response regulator protein-glutamate methylesterase — encoded protein: MIKVLVVDDSALVRKVFSEELSRDPEIQVVGTAPDPYIARDKIVQLEPDVLTLDVEMPRMDGLSFLRKLMKYHPMPVIVVSSLTPKGGDMAMEALEIGAIEVMCKPGEAYTVGEMSRDLIQKIKAVAYMRMDRRPSTNGDAPAPVRTALSKTTLKIVAIGASTGGTEALREVLIRYPVNAPATVIVQHMPEQFTRAFAERLNGLCAIEVREARSGDTLRAGLALIAPGNQHMVLQRSGAVYQVLVKDGPRVHHQRPAVDVLFRSVARIAGRNAVGVILTGMGADGAEGLLEMRQSGARTLGQDEASCIVYGMPKEAYNMGAVEKQTTIGRMTDEILALV